In Brassica napus cultivar Da-Ae chromosome A3, Da-Ae, whole genome shotgun sequence, the sequence CCATTCCTGGAGATTGAGCATAGAGAACACACTAGTGCTCAAACTCACAGATTACCCTCgatttgaaacaaacaaaaaaacgaaaCACTCACAAGGAGGAACCGATTCTGGCGAAGAAGGCATAGCTATTGCCCTGTAAGAAGGAAGCAGAGGAGATTGAAGGAACAGGGGAGGAAACAAGCTCGAACCGAGCGAGCCCATGTCTCAGCTGCTCAAGAAGAATGTTATCTGCGTAAAGAGTAATAAGACTTTGATGTTGTTGTTCGGATTAAACGACAACGTATAAACAAAAATGGTGCAGAGAAATGAAGTGTTACTGTTCGAAGGTTTTAGCTCCTCCATGGACATCAACAAATCTCTATGGACAGAGGATAAGAGAAGTGAATTTGACTCTCCAACAAACCAGAAGAAGACAGTGTAGCGATGAAAGGTTTATTAGGATTACATATCTCGTAAAGAACAACAATCCGTTGTAGTCTAGCTGGTCAGGATACTCGGCTCTCACCCGAGAGACCCGGGTTCGAGTCCCGGCAAcggagtttttttttctgttggaCATATAAATATTACAATCTCACACGGACGAGGAGGCCACACACGTGCGAAAAGTCACTCTTTTTTATGGTTTAACGACCAACCGGAAAAACTCTGGCAATTGGCAACTGGAATCTGAACTAAGCAACTTCTGCCTAAGAATTATCGAAACACTTCCACACAATACCCACGCGCTCTCTCACGCTCCCGTACACACACTTGTTTTCTTATTTCTCTAATCGACTACGATCTCTTCGATGCTCTCActaccttcctccttctgatTCCACCCTCTTCATCTttggatctctctctctctggcaTTATCTTCTTTCTTTGAGGTGAGTTCTCTTTTTTGGTATTAAgatttggtttgtttgtttACTATTAGAGACAATGAGCAGTGAAACGAATCTCACCATCTTTGGATTTAATCATGAATCATGCTTTTGAAAGTCAGCAGCTTTACCCACTCATTCAATTTGTCTTTTTTGgtttctgtccttgtcggattTGTTCAGTTACAGAACTGAGATCTGTTTTTGGAGTTAAAGAATGGTTTCAATGTCTCATTCATCCATAGCATTGTGTGGAGCTTCTGCTTCTGCTTCAGACCACCTGCGTAGTTCGACCAATGGTGTCACTGGGGTCTCATTGAGAACCCTTGGGAGAGCAATGGTTGCATCCACCAAAAGAAGCAACCTGTACGTGACAGCTCGTCTCAAGAAAGGCAAGAAGTTCGATCACCCCTGGCCTTCCAACCCTGACCCGAACGTCAAAGGAGGAGTCTTGTCTTACCTCTCCACTTTCAAACCCTTGGGGGACACTCAAAAGCCCGTCACTCTTGATTTCGAGAAACCACTCGTTGAACTCGAGAAGAAGATTGTCGATGTAAGGAATCACTAATACTACTAACTCATTGTCAGAAGCCAATTTCTCTTTAACATTGGTCCTTTTGGTGGTGGATGCAGGTGAGGAAGATGGCGGCTGAAACTGGTTTGGACTTCACTGATCAGATCATCACTTTGGAAACCAAGTATAGACAGGCGCTGAAGGATCTTTACACGCATCTCACTCCGATACAACGTGTGAACATTGCACGACACCCCAACCGTCCTACTTTCCTTGACCATATACATAACATCACTGACAAGGTCTGCTCtctcattacttttttttttgtcatacattggagataaacttttttttttgttttacagttTATGGAGCTTCATGGAGACAGGGCGGGGTATGATGATCCAGCCATTGTGACTGGTATTGGAACCATAGATGGGAAACGTTATATGTTCATTGGTCACCAGAAAGGTAGAAACACCAAAGAGAATATAATGCGTAACTTTGGGATGCCTACTCCTCATGGGTATGTTATGTTTGTCTTTTAAGAAGTTCATGTTTTGTTGTTAAATAGTAGTTAACAACACTCTCATAAATCTTCTGTAATGCCAACAACAGTTATAGGAAGGCGTTACGGATGATGTATTACGCAGACCATCACGGTTTCCCgattgtgacattcattgacaCTCCTGGAGCCTATGCAGATCTTAAATCTGAGGAACTTGGACAGGTACATGAACTGTCTTTTATGTTTGAAGTGTACTGGTTTGTCTTCATcactgcattttttttttgtctgttaTGTGTATAATAGGGTGAAGCGATTGCCAACAATCTGAGGACAATGTTCGGCTTGAAAGTGCCGATTCTTTCTATTGTCATTGGAGAAGGTGGTTCTGGAGGTGCATTGGCTATTGGCTGTGCTAATAAAATGCTGATGCTTGAAAACGCTGTTTTCTATGTTGCCAGGTAAGAACTTTCCTCCAATGTAGGTAAGAATATTCTTACAGGTTGGTTTATTCTGTGTGTTGTACTTGTTATGCTTTCACAGTCCAGAGGCATGTGCAGCGATCTTGTGGAATAGTTCCAAGGCTGCTCCTGAGGTCTGTACACTGTTCTGTTAAGTGAATTGTGTAAATATCTGATGTTGTTACAATTGATTGAAAACTCTTGTATGCAGGCTGCTGAAAAGCTTAGAATTACCTCCAGGGAGTTGGTTAAGCTTAATGTAGCCGATGGAATCATACCTGTAACTATCTCTACCTCTAGTCTATTTGTTTTAGCCTCTTTTGTTGCTTTGGTTTGATGAGTTACTTTCTCTTACATGTTGTACAGGAACCTCTTGGTGGTGCTCATGCTGATCCTTCATGGACGTCGCAGCAGATAAAGATTGCTATCAATGAAAACATGAATGTAAGCATAGCTAATTGAATGTGGATCAGAAAAcgttttaacttttgtttttgtttttttcaggaGTTTGGAAAAATGAGTGGAGACGAGCTGCTGAAGCACAGGATGGCTAAGTACAGAAAGATTGGAGTGTTCATTGAGAATGCTCCAGTAGAGCCAGAGATTAAAGTCAACATGAAGAGGAGAGATGCTGTGGTCTCCACTAGCCGGAAGCTAGAGGGGGAAGTTGAGAAGCTAAAGGAGCAGATACTGAAAGCCAAGGAGACCTCTTCTTCAGAGGACCAGCCTTCTAGTGAAGTTCTTAACGAGATGATTAAGAAACTTAAGTCAGAGATCGATGATGAGTACACTGAAGCTGCAAGAGCAATGGGTTTGCAGGAGAGACTAACAGCAATGCGTGGAGAATTTTCAAAGGCGAG encodes:
- the LOC106438168 gene encoding acetyl-coenzyme A carboxylase carboxyl transferase subunit alpha, chloroplastic, translating into MVSMSHSSIALCGASASASDHLRSSTNGVTGVSLRTLGRAMVASTKRSNLYVTARLKKGKKFDHPWPSNPDPNVKGGVLSYLSTFKPLGDTQKPVTLDFEKPLVELEKKIVDVRKMAAETGLDFTDQIITLETKYRQALKDLYTHLTPIQRVNIARHPNRPTFLDHIHNITDKFMELHGDRAGYDDPAIVTGIGTIDGKRYMFIGHQKGRNTKENIMRNFGMPTPHGYRKALRMMYYADHHGFPIVTFIDTPGAYADLKSEELGQGEAIANNLRTMFGLKVPILSIVIGEGGSGGALAIGCANKMLMLENAVFYVASPEACAAILWNSSKAAPEAAEKLRITSRELVKLNVADGIIPEPLGGAHADPSWTSQQIKIAINENMNEFGKMSGDELLKHRMAKYRKIGVFIENAPVEPEIKVNMKRRDAVVSTSRKLEGEVEKLKEQILKAKETSSSEDQPSSEVLNEMIKKLKSEIDDEYTEAARAMGLQERLTAMRGEFSKASAEEHLMHPILIEKIEKLKEEFNTRLSEAPNYESLKSKLDMLSDFSRAKAASEAASVKNEINKRFQEAVDRPEVREKVEAIKAEVASSGASSFEELSDELKEKVLKTKGEVEAEMAGVLKSMGLELEAVKPNVAEQIFVPSENIQEKVEKLNQEISEKIEEVVRTPEIKSMVELLKVENAKASQTPGDTKVSQKIETLEQQIKQKIADALSMSGLQEKQEELEKELAVARELAAEKSQESLKEDDDDDDDDDEDGSESEKPEIINPSFA